TACGCtgcttatcatcatcatcatcctcagtTTCAATACGCTCCTCCTTCTTATCACCAGAAGAATCAGCAGCGTGGTGGAGACGATGTGAAGACTCTCTGGATTGGTGATCTTCTTCATTGGATGGACGAAACTTATCTCCACACCTTTTTCTCTCACACCAACCAGGTTATCTTCTTACTTACTTTCTTTCTTGTATTGAAAGTACCATCAGTTTGCAGATCCTAGACTTGTCTCCATTATTGGAAAGATCAAAATTagcaaagtttcaaactttatgATGTATTTATTGGTTCTTAGATCTTAAATTGTGATTATTATGTAGAAGCCAAGTGGTTTACCCATTTAGGGTAATAATGGTTGACCTTAAATAGAACAACTTTAATTAAATGCTCCTTTCGTACGGCATTAAAAGTACCTTTCTTATTATGGAGacaaataaaaaacatgtcACAATTGGTAATAAGATCAGTTATTATGAACATCgtcttttaacgttatttttaGCTTATTCTCTCCATcataaacttgttttttttttttagcttatACTCTTTATGGTTTCTTGTGAGTAGGTTTCCTCTGTGAAAGTCATACGAAACAAGCAAACTTGTCAGTCGGAAGGGTATGGTTTCGTTGAGTTCCTTTCACGTTCCGCAGCTGAGGAAGTTCTTCAGAGCTATAGCGGCGTAACAATGCCGAAAGCAGAGCAGCCCTTCCGTTTGAACTGGGCATCTTTCAGCACTGGTGAGAAGAGAGCATCGGAAAATGGTCCAGACCTATCGATATTCGTAGGAGATTTGGCTCCAGATGTGACTGATGCTGTGCTGCTCGAGACTTTTGCCGCATACCAATCTGTCAAAGGTGCAAAAGTTGTGATTGATTCCAACACTGGACGTTCCAAAGGTTATGGCTTTGTCAGGTTTGGCGATGAGAATGAGAGATCAAAGGCGTTGACTGAGATGAATGGCGCTTTCTGCTCAAGCAGGCAAATGCGCGTTGGTGTTGCAACCCCCAAAAGAGCCGCTGCTTACGGCCAACAAAATGGCTCACAAGGTAAGTGACCGCAATGTTATGCTTTTAACTTAGCATTTGAAGTGATATGTGATGTTTTTATTGAACTAGCTCTGACACTGGCTGGTGGACATGGAGGAAATGGTTCTATGGCTGATGGGGAATCAAATAACGCAACAGTGAGTTCTTCTATCTATTCTTTTTATGTTAACTACAGCATGACTCACTGCTTATTGTATTTTGTTACATTGTAGATATTTGTTGGGGGCCTTGATGCTGATGTTACTGAAGAAGACCTCATGCAACCTTTCTCTCACTTTGGGGAGGTTGTTTCGGTGAAGATCCCAGTAGGAAAAGGATGCGGTTTTATCCAATTTGGTAACAGGTACTAACATGCTTTGTGCTTGTCAGTCATGATGAGCAATCCCCTATGTTGTCGTTTTCACAATGAAGATGCCATTTGTTTTGGCAGGCAGAGTGCTGAAGAAGCCATCGGGAGCTTGAACGGGACCGTCATTGGGAAGAACACTGTCCGGCTTTCTTGGGGAAGAAGCCCAAACAAACAGGTACAAGAAAGTGTGTGTTTTATCTTAATGGGAATCTTTTATGCATTTCTACAAGTATGGTCCAGGtcaaacttagttttaagttaTAGAAACCCTTAAAAGCCAAAGTCAGTGGTTGACAATGGATAGTAGGGCTATAAAGACCAAGTGGAACCTTCTCGCGTGTTTCGTTGACTATTTTGATTGTCAGCTTGTTGTCTCCTAGGCCCACTTGTCATCTCCCTGAACATTATCCAATTTCTGAAGCAGTTGTGGTGATCTTGTGTTTCTTACAACTGAATATATTTACAGCTGTGAAACTAAGAGAACTGTTGAAATCAATGGACTAATCAACTATTTCTGGTTTTTTGCATCAACATAACTCATCAAGTTTGTACCCTTAAATGTTTAGCTGAATGTTTTTGATCCGTTTCCTAATATTGGTCAACTTCGAATCTTGAAATGACAGTGGAGAAGTGACTCGGGCAACCAATGGAACGGAGGATACTCAAGAGGACAGGGGTACAACAATGGATATGGGAATCAGGACTCAAACATGTATGCTACTTCAGCCGCTGCTGTCCCTGGAGCTTCTTGAAAGTGTTGGTATGTCACTATCATGGAAAACCCCGTGAGTCCTGGACTTGCGGGCATTGGTTACTGAGACAAGCCATCGGAAATGTCCAAATGATCCGATGATCAGTTGTTGGTTAAGGGGTTAGCTCTCAACAACGAAACTAAAAGCCTCTAGTGTCCAAAGATGGTCTTGTATCCTGGATTTGAATTTTTACTTATCTTGCTGTCTCTGTCAAAAATTTTGGGGTTGCTTAGACTTGAATTTTTGTTCTCAGTttcctaattttatttttcatgttacCAATAATTTAGTTTGCCAAATGGTGGAGAGTTTCCATCTCTGTGACTAGAAAATCAATTAGGTTTCTGCACAACAAAGAGAAACTGATTCGTAATAACGGTTAAAAAGAACATAGGACCAATCCTacgagaaagaaaaagagtttttggAATAAATCTTTGTACTAATAACCGAAATAACCGCCAGAATGTGATTAATCATCACTCTCCTCCCTGTTAGAGACCATCAAGCAAAGATTTCAATAAAACGGTCTATTGTAAAGACTGAGCAACGGTTTTTCTAGCAGCTTTCTCTTCTGCAGATACATTCTTGGGTTTCTCATCTCgtctctcttgttgttgttgccaACATCAACAGATGAAGCAGCTCCTTTCATAGTTCTTTTCGGGTTCAACAAGCCCAAGTGGTATCACCATACTTGGTCCAGCTTCTGAAGAAGGCACAGGCTTTTCGATGATACTTAAGTTCCTTTTATCTGATGAAGTTTTGACCGCAGTGTGTGCATCGTCTTGTATAACCCAACTTCCCGTTGCATCACCGGCCCAAGTAAGCCCACACAAGTAAACTGTACACAAACTATGTTTGAAAACAAGCTCAATAATTAATACATAGCTATTGATCGAGTCACTGAAAGAATCCAGACTTTGAGTCATAGTGCAGACCGTTGATCTGGTTGTAAAAATATCAAGAGCACTGTCAATCATCAAATCTGCCATAATAATATCAGTACTACATCAGAtcataaaaacacatttatgaaaaagaaaagacttgagaAAAATTCCAACTCAACATGCATGGAAGAATCATGCttctttttatttcatataaaaggAGAGAAACAGCTAGGCTTCACACCAACTCAACAAGGACGGATCCTACAGTGACCACCATTAAAGACATTCAGCAGACTCTTCTCCCAATCTGGTTCCAAATTTATCAAATCCCCAGACAATAACTAGTTTCTTGAGCTTGAATGATATAATTAACCACCAAGTTTAAATACTTCCCTTCAAGTGTGCAATATCAAGATTCTTATGTATAGAGGGTCTGATCATATTCAAATGATGAATTAAGTAATTGTAACCTacacggaagcttcatcggacgtccgcttcccATTTCGGAACCATCGGAATCAgaaccttgtggaagcttaCGGAATCTCGATTCCAAAACGCTTCTATAATATTCTCTTTAAGAAcacgttggaagcttacgattccgttTTAGAATCACGCTTCCattcttttaaagaaaaaaaccacaatgtcttatatcaataaaaatataaaattatagtttttaatttatataaaagccaaattttaataatattgaatagacagaatataaatatacaagtataaaaattaacaatataaatCATCTTTATGCATCgaggtttttattaaagataatcatatattcaaatatattatgtcaattaattataaagtattaaaaataattaacataataatttattttaatttaatttatatgtattttcaCAGTTctaatatgaaatcatttcgaaattattataaatgaataaatgctttattttaaatttaaatcatataatttttagttgtagatttttaaaaatcttatatatatgtatatatgaatacgcttccaacacgtacccgctttctaattattttaaaaatcttgttTCTACGATTCCATACGCTTCCGCTTtcacgtacccgcttccgtttccatgtaacatagatTGTAACTTCAGAAACCAATCGAACCAATATAACTAATtcattgttataaaaaaaaaaagaaaactaattcATATTTTCgtttaaagaaaaagataaaaaaggtatgaaacaaacattaaaactgttataaaaagaactggtattttattatatcgcaggaatttaaataagggcaaaattttatacccgtacgaAGAAGGTAACACTGATAAGAAGAGAGGATGTGTTATTAAAAGGAGAAGGATGGTGTGTCTTACAAACGATcgaaacgatcgtttatatagaaatgAAAAGTAAAGTTACTGTGCATGCATAGTGACAGCGGGACCCATAATGATATTAAAGTCAACAAATTCTGCGCCTCCCCCGTTTGCAATACGACGCTtccataacactcccccttggggaccggtgtcatTATccactctcgcttaacgtctttgttgcctcgttaaaaacctttctaggaaaacccaatggaaaaaaccatagtaaggtaaaaagagtacaactacgtaagttccccctcgaatgagcagtcatagatccttctgatgacgcattccaatgttacgaacatgttttctgaataccgaagtcggaagtgattttgtgaagaggtcagctgcattgtcgcatgattggacatatcttacttcaatctctttcttctttacgagctcttgagtgtatgagaagaacttcggatgaatatgctttgttctatcgcttttaatatatccgtcctttgtttgagcaacacatgctgcattatcttcatatagaatagttggctccgtattttcaccaatcccgctgcttgaacagatgtgtcggctcattgatctcagccatacacattctctacttgcttcatggagtgcaatgatctcagcatgatttgaagaagtagccacgagcgtttgtttctgggaacgccaagatatagcagtgcctccgatcgtaaaaacgtatcctgtttgcgatcgggctttgtgtggatcttaaagatatcctgcatctgcaaaaccaaccatttgaccttttgaacttttaggataaaacaagcctaaatcaatggtcccttggaggtaacgaaaaacatgtttaatcccattccaatgtcttcgagttggagatgagctgaatcttgccaaaagattcacagcaaatgatatatcaggccgtgtacaatttgcaaggtacatcagcgctccaattgcacttagatatggtacttccggaccaagtatttcttctttctcctcaggtggtcgaaatagatcactttcaatattaagtgacctaacgaccatcggggtgataagaggagttgatttatc
This region of Brassica napus cultivar Da-Ae chromosome C5, Da-Ae, whole genome shotgun sequence genomic DNA includes:
- the LOC106425035 gene encoding polyadenylate-binding protein RBP47A; amino-acid sequence: MQTANNGPDSSSVTPAGTTPPLQQPTPPPPQQQQWQQHQQWMAAMAMMQQQQMMMYPHQYAAYHHHHPQFQYAPPSYHQKNQQRGGDDVKTLWIGDLLHWMDETYLHTFFSHTNQVSSVKVIRNKQTCQSEGYGFVEFLSRSAAEEVLQSYSGVTMPKAEQPFRLNWASFSTGEKRASENGPDLSIFVGDLAPDVTDAVLLETFAAYQSVKGAKVVIDSNTGRSKGYGFVRFGDENERSKALTEMNGAFCSSRQMRVGVATPKRAAAYGQQNGSQALTLAGGHGGNGSMADGESNNATIFVGGLDADVTEEDLMQPFSHFGEVVSVKIPVGKGCGFIQFGNRQSAEEAIGSLNGTVIGKNTVRLSWGRSPNKQWRSDSGNQWNGGYSRGQGYNNGYGNQDSNMYATSAAAVPGAS